A window of the Natronomonas salina genome harbors these coding sequences:
- a CDS encoding RimK family alpha-L-glutamate ligase, with product MASDLTVGVLSLHSSKESKAILNAVDGLGYDTEWLRGENTVVDIQDGEVRLEPEVDIVVNRLLLSKEEQPAEALGLALTIDRARPMLNNPTATMTAMHKFATGTALAEAGLPVPDALLALSSDTLNSRRERFGDEVVYKTAIGTHGGGTWKLDTDDSVNPMVGSRQAFLQELIEHDEQRHHDLRVYVVGQRVVGAMNRYAPEGEWRTNVALGGSVEDATEGLDQEVIDIAERASDVVGLDYAGVDVVEGEDGYHVLEVNPTAGFKGLFEATGRSPAPHIARLAIERAGGEVDEERVRELSASLDDSRPDAMPRKQQTQQGEPPNIGYIEEVVVMGTKGRKTVLAKSDTGATRTSIDARLAADIGTGPIKDIVKIRSGSVKSGKSRPVVDVVVGIGGTQHTVTASVEDRSHMDYPMLLGRDILENYRVDVRRRADEDESSSREKELEE from the coding sequence ATGGCCTCTGACCTGACCGTCGGCGTCCTCAGTCTCCACAGCTCGAAGGAGTCGAAGGCGATCCTCAACGCCGTCGACGGCCTCGGATACGACACGGAGTGGCTGCGCGGCGAGAACACCGTCGTCGACATCCAGGACGGCGAGGTCCGGCTGGAACCGGAGGTCGACATCGTCGTCAACCGGCTGTTGCTCTCGAAGGAGGAACAGCCCGCGGAGGCCCTCGGGCTGGCGCTGACCATCGACCGGGCGCGGCCGATGCTGAACAACCCGACCGCGACGATGACGGCGATGCACAAGTTCGCGACCGGGACCGCGCTGGCGGAGGCCGGCCTGCCGGTGCCGGACGCGCTGCTGGCGCTCTCCAGCGACACGCTGAACTCCCGCCGCGAGCGGTTCGGCGACGAGGTCGTCTACAAGACGGCCATCGGGACCCACGGCGGCGGCACCTGGAAGCTCGACACCGACGACTCGGTGAACCCGATGGTCGGCTCCAGGCAGGCGTTCCTCCAGGAGCTCATCGAGCACGACGAGCAGCGGCACCACGACCTCCGCGTCTACGTCGTCGGCCAGCGGGTCGTCGGCGCGATGAACCGCTACGCCCCGGAGGGCGAGTGGCGGACGAACGTCGCGCTCGGCGGCTCCGTCGAGGACGCCACCGAGGGGCTCGACCAGGAGGTGATCGACATCGCCGAGCGAGCCTCGGACGTGGTCGGCCTCGACTACGCCGGCGTCGACGTCGTCGAGGGCGAGGACGGCTACCACGTCCTCGAGGTCAACCCGACGGCCGGCTTCAAGGGCCTCTTCGAGGCGACCGGGCGCTCGCCCGCACCGCACATCGCCCGCCTGGCCATCGAGCGCGCCGGCGGCGAGGTCGACGAGGAGCGCGTCCGCGAGCTCTCGGCTTCGCTGGACGACTCCCGGCCGGACGCGATGCCGCGCAAGCAGCAGACCCAGCAGGGCGAGCCGCCGAACATCGGCTACATCGAGGAGGTCGTCGTCATGGGGACCAAGGGCCGGAAGACGGTGCTGGCGAAGTCCGACACCGGCGCGACGCGGACGAGCATCGACGCGCGGCTGGCCGCCGACATCGGCACCGGCCCGATCAAGGACATCGTCAAGATCCGGTCGGGCAGCGTCAAGTCGGGGAAGTCCCGGCCGGTCGTCGACGTGGTCGTCGGCATCGGCGGCACCCAGCACACCGTCACCGCGAGCGTCGAGGACCGCAGCCACATGGACTACCCGATGCTGCTCGGGCGGGACATCCTCGAGAACTACCGGGTGGACGTCCGGCGCCGGGCCGACGAGGACGAATCGTCGAGCCGCGAGAAGGAGCTCGAGGAGTAG
- a CDS encoding OB-fold nucleic acid binding domain-containing protein has product MGNCIICGTSTDGPICDVHQEDVLFEFEGDKPSQLTPGRFYRGTVDGYAEFGVFVDIGNVTGLLHRSKLDRRLESLDWEVGDTVSVQVNNIRDNGDIDLGWSIRQTPDEFRGLLVDAPDGDYLADEYGDDDSGSSSESSSSSESQSRPESAAASRAQSDADTSADATDEEDDSEFEFDDEQSAETASESTSTDEDAQRGADEQTGGTPSDADLAETTTDSDEAEGTAADFDRVAVEELRDRVGDTVRLEGEVVSVRQTSGPTVFELRDETGVVDCAAFVEAGVRAYPEIEADDVVRLDGEIRLRRDEIQVETESLVALEGDERDAVVTRMDEALDDRASPDEFELLADDDALENVSDDVTDAATVIRRAVLESRPVVVRHDATTDGYVAGAAIERAVLPLVEEEHATADAVYHYFDRRPLEDGVYDMNDATKDATRMLGDRERHDEKLPLFVFAAAGSTAASTDGLELLDIYGAPRVVLDGRRADDEVVDEIDSLVTAEERSAATVAANVAAAVNEDVRDDVRHLPAVSYWDDAPSAYADLAEDAGVDAETAKQLREAIALEAFYQSYEDKRELIIDLLFEKRTGLAEQVSEQFRTKLQAELDTATANLEEREVDGATVTVLDTDAYTHRYDFPPTRLLLDELHRRLDADAIVGVATDELHVRSRADLDVDAVVAALESAAPNAGVSDPGARQPKLEFLRGERDAVLDAVVDAVAEQVVAPSA; this is encoded by the coding sequence ATGGGTAACTGTATCATCTGCGGTACGTCGACCGACGGGCCGATCTGCGACGTCCACCAGGAGGACGTCCTATTCGAGTTCGAGGGCGATAAACCATCACAGCTGACCCCGGGTCGGTTCTACCGGGGCACCGTCGACGGCTACGCCGAGTTCGGCGTCTTCGTCGACATCGGCAACGTGACCGGGCTGCTCCACCGGAGCAAACTCGACCGCCGCCTCGAGAGCCTCGACTGGGAGGTCGGCGACACGGTCTCCGTCCAGGTCAACAACATCCGCGACAACGGCGACATCGACCTCGGGTGGTCCATCCGGCAGACCCCCGACGAGTTCCGCGGCCTCCTCGTCGACGCCCCCGACGGCGACTACCTCGCCGACGAGTACGGCGACGACGATTCGGGTTCGAGTTCGGAGTCCAGTTCCTCGTCAGAGTCGCAATCAAGACCCGAGTCCGCTGCCGCCTCCCGAGCCCAGTCCGACGCCGACACGTCTGCCGACGCCACTGACGAAGAGGACGACTCGGAGTTCGAGTTCGACGACGAGCAGTCCGCCGAGACGGCCTCCGAGTCCACCTCGACGGACGAGGACGCTCAGCGCGGCGCCGACGAGCAGACCGGCGGCACTCCGAGCGACGCCGACCTCGCCGAGACGACCACCGACAGCGACGAAGCGGAGGGCACCGCCGCCGACTTCGACCGCGTCGCCGTCGAGGAACTCCGCGACCGGGTCGGCGACACGGTCCGCCTCGAGGGCGAGGTCGTCTCCGTGCGGCAGACCTCCGGCCCGACGGTCTTCGAACTCCGCGACGAGACCGGGGTCGTCGACTGTGCGGCCTTCGTCGAGGCGGGCGTCCGCGCCTACCCCGAGATCGAGGCCGACGACGTCGTCCGGCTGGACGGGGAGATCCGCCTCCGCCGCGACGAGATCCAGGTCGAGACCGAGTCCCTGGTCGCCCTCGAGGGCGACGAGCGCGACGCGGTCGTCACCCGGATGGACGAGGCACTGGACGACCGCGCCTCCCCCGACGAGTTCGAACTGCTGGCCGACGACGACGCCCTCGAGAACGTCTCCGACGACGTGACGGACGCCGCCACGGTGATCCGCCGGGCGGTCCTCGAGTCCCGCCCGGTCGTCGTCCGCCACGACGCGACGACGGACGGCTACGTCGCCGGCGCCGCCATCGAGCGGGCGGTCCTGCCGCTCGTCGAGGAGGAGCACGCCACCGCCGACGCCGTCTACCACTACTTCGACCGCCGGCCGCTCGAGGACGGCGTCTACGACATGAACGACGCGACGAAGGACGCCACCCGGATGCTCGGCGACCGCGAGCGCCACGACGAGAAGCTCCCGCTGTTCGTCTTCGCCGCCGCGGGCTCGACGGCCGCCTCCACCGACGGCCTCGAGCTGCTCGACATCTACGGCGCCCCGCGGGTCGTCCTCGACGGCCGGCGGGCCGACGACGAGGTCGTCGACGAGATCGACTCGCTCGTGACGGCCGAGGAGCGTTCGGCCGCGACGGTCGCCGCCAACGTCGCGGCGGCGGTCAACGAGGACGTCCGCGACGACGTCCGGCACCTGCCCGCGGTCAGCTACTGGGACGACGCACCGAGCGCGTACGCCGACCTCGCCGAGGACGCCGGCGTCGACGCCGAGACGGCCAAGCAGCTCCGCGAAGCCATCGCCCTGGAGGCGTTCTACCAGTCCTACGAGGACAAGCGGGAGCTCATCATCGACCTCCTGTTCGAGAAGCGGACCGGCCTCGCGGAACAGGTCTCCGAGCAGTTCCGGACGAAGCTGCAGGCCGAACTCGACACCGCGACGGCGAACCTCGAGGAACGCGAGGTCGACGGGGCGACCGTCACCGTCCTCGACACGGACGCCTACACGCACCGCTACGACTTCCCGCCGACGCGGCTCCTGCTCGACGAACTGCACCGCCGCCTCGACGCCGACGCGATCGTCGGCGTGGCGACCGACGAACTCCACGTCCGCTCGCGGGCCGACCTCGACGTCGACGCGGTCGTCGCCGCCCTCGAGTCCGCGGCGCCGAACGCCGGCGTCTCGGACCCCGGCGCCCGCCAGCCGAAGCTCGAGTTCCTGCGCGGCGAGCGCGACGCCGTCCTCGACGCGGTCGTCGACGCCGTCGCCGAGCAGGTCGTCGCTCCATCCGCGTAA
- a CDS encoding YIP1 family protein — protein MTQWVENPAGGRDRGPSGLARAWVEVLVRPRRFFENGVSPGDQAPGLTFAIAVAFVAVAGRLLLAPSSLSGYERVAAATGSPVATAVVVLGAACFLVAPIVLHLAAALATLSLIPVVDDRAGVGETVQVIAYAAAPAVFTAVPVPAVRLLGAAYGAILLVVGLAVVHETSLPRAFLAGAVPALFVFGLALGGIAALEGVLGLEVTRESGGA, from the coding sequence GTGACGCAGTGGGTCGAGAACCCCGCGGGCGGGCGGGACCGGGGGCCGTCCGGGCTGGCGCGCGCGTGGGTCGAGGTGCTGGTCCGCCCGCGGCGGTTCTTCGAGAACGGGGTGTCGCCCGGCGACCAGGCGCCGGGACTGACCTTCGCCATCGCCGTCGCGTTCGTCGCCGTCGCCGGCAGGCTGCTCCTGGCGCCGTCGTCGCTGTCGGGGTACGAGCGCGTCGCCGCCGCGACCGGTTCGCCGGTGGCGACGGCCGTCGTCGTCCTCGGCGCCGCCTGCTTCCTCGTCGCGCCGATCGTGCTGCACCTGGCCGCGGCCCTGGCGACGCTGTCGCTGATCCCCGTCGTCGACGACCGCGCCGGCGTCGGCGAGACCGTGCAGGTGATCGCCTACGCCGCCGCGCCCGCGGTCTTCACGGCCGTCCCGGTCCCGGCGGTCCGCCTCCTCGGAGCCGCCTACGGAGCGATTCTGCTCGTCGTCGGCCTGGCGGTCGTCCACGAGACGTCCCTCCCCCGGGCGTTCCTCGCCGGGGCGGTCCCGGCGCTGTTCGTCTTCGGCCTCGCCCTCGGGGGGATCGCGGCACTCGAGGGCGTCCTCGGCCTCGAGGTGACCCGGGAATCCGGCGGCGCGTAG
- a CDS encoding type IV pilin — protein MPVLQRRRLLRTFGTLAAAGSLAGCLDGAPTDGDDGGSDGPLRGDAVVDYPGIVDGGATVSGDEREIAYDEPERTFAFQYAYEGDTADPEQLHVGRDLSGERMAAFVAPVYDEGVDAFAYHVFANEAFVDYADWYYVAGPSTDPEDTGEVSFESLGGTVSRFVVGPVDALTAGIIDVPPEEARNGGTNVTGVLIRGGSDESGSGSPAPQVSFAFDYASESETLEITHQGGDSVQGSDLRVVVEAGERTVESPFEGKVTAGDRVTVEVPSGATVQIVWASSDGSRRSVLAEWDAPDA, from the coding sequence ATGCCAGTCCTCCAGCGACGACGGTTGCTACGCACGTTCGGGACGCTCGCGGCAGCGGGGTCCCTCGCCGGCTGTCTCGACGGCGCTCCCACCGACGGCGACGACGGGGGTTCCGACGGCCCGCTTCGGGGGGACGCCGTCGTCGACTACCCGGGGATCGTCGACGGGGGAGCCACCGTCTCCGGCGACGAACGCGAGATCGCCTACGACGAGCCGGAGCGGACCTTCGCGTTCCAGTACGCCTACGAGGGCGACACCGCCGACCCCGAGCAGTTGCACGTCGGCCGGGACCTCTCGGGGGAGCGGATGGCGGCGTTCGTCGCCCCGGTCTACGACGAGGGGGTGGACGCGTTCGCCTACCACGTCTTCGCGAACGAGGCGTTCGTCGACTACGCCGACTGGTACTACGTGGCGGGGCCGTCGACCGACCCCGAGGACACGGGGGAGGTCTCCTTCGAATCGCTAGGCGGGACCGTCTCCCGGTTCGTCGTCGGCCCCGTCGACGCCCTGACGGCCGGCATCATCGACGTCCCGCCGGAGGAGGCCCGGAACGGCGGGACGAACGTCACCGGTGTACTGATCAGGGGCGGATCGGACGAGAGCGGATCAGGTAGTCCCGCGCCGCAGGTCTCGTTCGCGTTCGACTACGCTTCGGAATCGGAGACCCTGGAGATCACCCACCAGGGCGGTGACTCGGTCCAGGGCAGCGACCTCCGCGTCGTCGTCGAGGCCGGCGAGCGGACGGTTGAATCGCCCTTCGAGGGGAAGGTGACGGCGGGCGACCGTGTGACGGTCGAGGTACCGAGCGGTGCGACAGTCCAG